One Polypterus senegalus isolate Bchr_013 chromosome 10, ASM1683550v1, whole genome shotgun sequence DNA segment encodes these proteins:
- the LOC120538028 gene encoding tumor necrosis factor receptor superfamily member 6B-like, translating into MAKVPFWLLLLFMPAGARLTSPTYQWTSPESGEVYTCTRCPPGTFAKTHCTRERPTECAACPELHYTQYWNYLSECLYCNVFCTELQVQSRHCGPTHNRACQCREGYYWDSELCRAHSKCPAGYGVWHNGTAHHDVTCTPCEEGYFSSEDSNTKACQKHQICSEQGALVVVPGDRYHDTSCTTCWKYQTYNGLIVDSTENRECNDAVINFLLHHSERFLKRKWNRFVTAVRTSVKINVSFKEHHSEGHIRQLLSSIKEKVTAEKFIEVILKILEKSRLHQLKNQLEERFLTSNHLNIEKSFQSW; encoded by the exons ATGGCCAAG GTCCCGTTTTGGCTTCTGCTCCTTTTCATGCCCGCCGGTGCTCGCCTGACTTCGCCAACCTATCAGTGGACATCACCCGAGAGCGGAGAAGTGTATACGTGCACGCGCTGCCCGCCCGGCACCTTCGCCAAGACTCACTGCACGCGAGAGCGGCCCACTGAATGCGCGGCGTGTCCCGAGCTCCACTACACGCAGTACTGGAACTACCTGTCCGAGTGCCTGTACTGCAACGTGTTCTGCACGGAGCTGCAGGTGCAGAGCCGGCATTGTGGCCCAACTCACAATCGGGCTTGCCAGTGCCGAGAAGGCTACTACTGGGACAGCGAACTGTGCCGAGCGCACTCGAAGTGTCCGGCGGGCTACGGCGTGTGGCATAATG ggacagcCCACCACGATGTAACATGCACGCCATGCGAGGAGGGATACTTTTCATCTGAAGACTCCAACACCAAAGCGTGTCAGAAACACCAAATTTGTTCAGAACAAGGTGCACTTGTGGTCGTGCCCGGGGACAGGTACCATGACACGAGCTGCACAACTTGCTGGAAATATCAGACGTACAATGGACTCATTGTGGATTCAACAG aaaaccgAGAATGCAATGATGCCGTGATCAACTTTCTTCTGCACCACTCCGAGCGATTCctgaaaagaaaatggaacagATTTGTGACGGCAGTGAGAACGTCCGTTAAGATAAACGTCAGCTTTAAAGAGCACCACAGTGAAGGGCACATCAGACAGCTGCTGTCTTCTATAAAAGAAAAGGTCACAGCCGAAAAATTTATCGAGGTGATTCTTAAGATTCTGGAGAAATCGAGGTTACACCAACTGAAAAACCAGCTAGAGGAGCGCTTTTTGACTTCTAATCACTTAAATATCGAAAAATCATTCCAGTCCTGGTAG